The Deltaproteobacteria bacterium genomic interval TTTACTGACGCGGTATCGTTTGAAGTCTATGGAGAGCAAGCTGCACAAACGTCTTGAGCGTTTGAAGACCGTGTCCACGATTGAGACAGATTCACCACTGGATGACAGCGGCGATAGCTTCAGAGAGCAAGGTCTTGAGAGTATTCAAACCCGCTTTCGCGCCATGCGCCGTATCTTGTATCCAATTCTGGGATTGATTTGGGCGTTCTTGGCCGTGTTACCATTGTTGAACAAAATTCCCGCCGCATTGATGTCGTTTCTTTTTGGTACAGTCACAGTCATGGTGGGTATCGCGGCGCGTCCATTTATTGAGAACGTGATTGCCGGCGTCGTGCTAGCGTTTACTCAGCCGCTTCGAATCGGTGACACAGTGCTGATTGATGACAAGTGGGGCAAAGTAGAAGATATTTCACTCACGTATTCCATTATTCAAATCTGGGATTGGCGGCGTTATGTGATTCCCAATAGCCAACTCCTGCAAAAAGATTTTATCAACTATTCACTCGTCGACACTTATCAGTGGGCCTATGTTGAATTTTGGGTCTCATATGAAGCAGACTTGGATGTGGTAAAAAGACTAGCCCAGGAAGCTACAACCAACTCGCCTGCATTTGTGCAATACGAGGCTCCTTCATTTT includes:
- a CDS encoding mechanosensitive ion channel, producing MLEFIRNNLLGGPALGWGLMVTMAAALIFLLTRYRLKSMESKLHKRLERLKTVSTIETDSPLDDSGDSFREQGLESIQTRFRAMRRILYPILGLIWAFLAVLPLLNKIPAALMSFLFGTVTVMVGIAARPFIENVIAGVVLAFTQPLRIGDTVLIDDKWGKVEDISLTYSIIQIWDWRRYVIPNSQLLQKDFINYSLVDTYQWAYVEFWVSYEADLDVVKRLAQEATTNSPAFVQYEAPSFWVMEMGKDGIRCWVAGWTDTPADGWALTNDIRTTLSMSLHRQGITSHSFNHRVQTEAPEGMPQAAIRPA